The DNA sequence cctcatggtaaagtACTGGCCAGTGtctcaccttccctttatcttgaaaatcctcgaaaaaattgttgcacagcagctaagtgAACCCTTAGCATCTatcataataaaacaaaactcaCGACAGGAGGAAACAGCGTCCACATGAAGAATATCAATTCCAAACAAAGTCTCGACCAAGAATGGTGGCTCACACTCAACTTAAATGGTCTTAATcaccaacagaaaacaggtgaggggaaaagtgcTTGAAGGCATGTGTAATCGGGCAAGTCCtacaattgtattacatttttgaatgcctctggacattgcatttaatgttttttaatgccatttaaggcttTAATTTTCCCAAAATCCATGTAATgacttaatgctttttaatgccccgCCGAAACCCTGTAATATTGCTTACTTTGTTTGTGTACTTGGCAATATCCGCTGCTACATCTGCTGAGGCTGTCGAGATATATTGCTCGCTTTCGACCGATGTCGATGAAGATGATGTTGCTAAGGCGGCACTACTTGACACCAGGGTGACTGCTGTTGTAGTCAATGATGTGTCCTTCACATGGACAGCTGTCGGGAATAAGAAAATGTTGCATTTGTAACAATCAATTTGATTTGGGCCGTATTCAATTTAGGATGTTATGTACCTTTAATTGCCTGTCTGGTCTGATAACGTGTGCTTTGTGAAGAGGCTGAAGACGAAGACACTAAGCCGTTGTCGGACGCTTGAGTCTGGCCTTGTCTGGGCGACGACGCTTGAATTTGTGGGGGCGCTACAGGCTGCTGGCTCTGTTGCTGACGCGCGGTCAACTTCTGCGAGGGGCTCTGGAGCTTGACAGTGGAATTCCACACTGCATTGGGATTCTGCGCCGCAGGCGCAGCAGTCTCTCTtggcagcagagggcgctgttttTTCAATGTCGGGGCGGTGGATaatgaggaggaagaggaagaagagggtGGGGTTGCAGGGGCACTGGAGACAGTGGCAAGGCTAATATTTGCTGGAGTGAAGGAGATCATGGTGACTGGAATGGCCATGGGGGACTGCGAGGAAACACTGGAGGGTGTGGAAGGGGTTGTGCTGTTTTGAGATGGGAGTGTCGTGGGAGTCAGGGATTTACCTTCAGAAGAAATACAATAGATTTGTTATGTGCATTTTTGACATCTCACCAATAAAGACCGCTCACCTTCTGGTTTACTGGCAGATGACTCTTTAACGGTGTCTTTCCTGCGTCTTCTCTTATTCTTAGTCCCTTGTTCCTCCCCGAGGTCAATGACCAGCTCCCTCTCTGAATCGGAATCCTCCAAAGGCACACGTTGCTTCACCTCTTCTTGCACCTGACTCTTCTCCCGAGACACAGGCGACGTTGCAGGAGATTTGGTCTTCTCTGGACTATCTTTCTCTGTGCTTACTTTGTCTTCAGTCTGAACTTCTAATGGTGTCGCACTAGCATCCGCTGCTGCAGAGTCCGATACGATAGAAACATCGGGTTTGTCCACATGGCCTGGAGATGGTTGGTCTTTGTCCATAGTCTCCTTTTGGAGTTCTTCAGCTGGCGAAGGATCTTTGGGGTCTTTGACCTTTTGCCCCTCATCACTGGCATACTCACTGTCGCTCAATTCTGATTTATCAGAGTCGTCAGAGTCACTGGGTTCTACACCTTTGTACACATCAGCAGAGATTTCGTTGATGCCTGAAAAGCAAAAGGGAGAGCCACCAATCAGGAGTAATAAAACGAGATGTTGTGTAACATTTAGTGCTGTCAGTTAATTAGAATGTGCAATTAGTACATTTTTTATTCACACCTAAAAAAATGCTAAGAAAAGCCCTCAACTTGAGGAATTTTCCTTTAAAATTAATGACATCATAATTGACAAAGAAGAAAATTGCTTTACAAAGTAATTTATTGTTTTTTACAGACTTAAAAAGAAGCAGTCCGTTTTATTTCCGAAAATAAAACATCAGGACCATACAAAATGTTGAAGTCAACACATCAAAAAACTGTTAGAACAATTGAATGttgaaattaaaattaaaacaacATTCGGTAACACTTTACAATAAGTGGACACTATTAAGTATTAATAAAGCATTATACTAAATTCATGATTTATAAAGCAGATTCATAATGCAGTTTATAAACAATGTTATACATATGACCATTATAATATATCTGAATACtgtatgtgtaagtgtgtgtataaatgccTAGAGAGATAACTAAATGTCTTATTTACATACACTTTCTAAATGGTCAAATATTGACAATTCCTAATTATATTGTATGAATGCTGAATCAATCATGTATAAAATATAAGAATGCAACCATTAATAGTTTTATAGATGAGCCTAATACACTCATGAGTAAATCATTTATAGTTGTTTATAAACTGCATACTAAGGAGAATTTGTCGTAAATATGCTTTACAAGTTATGAATTCAGTATTTACTCATGCTTTATTAATGCTTAATAGTGTGTACTTACTAAGTGTTaccaaatgttttaattttaaatttaacattCAATACTTACTCAGAAAATTCCCTATGTAAGTGTTTTCtgattttaaatataatgtagacatcattgtacatgtaatatatctcTATATTGAAGCACATATTGTCACGGCTGGTTATGTtgggttttgttagtgttcttctgtgtttagtgcttgttcctgtcctgcgctcttattttgttggcacttcctgttgtgttggtgttttttcatAACTGCTTTTCACATGCCTTCAAGCACTTCccttcacctgttttctgtttgtgaTTAAGGCTTATTTAAATTGAGTGTGAGCCACCATTCTTTGTCGGGACATTGTTTGTTTGTTGAGACTAGCTGATTTTCCACATGGAAACAGAACTTCTGGATTCGTCTCCTCGATTCCAGTTTATGTAAGACCTTTTGCTTTACTGCCCTGTATAGTCTTCCTCCCGGCTAAGGTAGCCAATCTGttcttttttatcttattttacctgTTGCAGTATTTTTCGCGCTGCAATATTTTGTTCTTTTTTATGCACCGTAGTTTTTTTTGTTATCTACTTAAATGTTGCTCTTAATCCCTGTTTTGAGCAATAAATACCCCTTTTTACTTCACGCGCCAACCTCGTTCATCTGCATACCTAAAATCACTACAACAGCCGGCGTCTCCCATGACGCACAGTTCATCACCGCATGACAGAATGTCCCAACAAAGAATGTTGGCTCACATTCAATTTAAATAGTCTTAAtcacaaacagaaaacaggtgaggggaaaagtgcTTGCAGGCATGTGTAAAGTAGTTatgaaaaaacaccaacacaacaggaagtgccaccaaaataagagcgcaggacaggaaaaAGCACTAAACACAGAAGAACACTTAACAAAACCCAACATAAAGGCACAGCCTGGTGCAACCAGCCGTGACACATATGTGTTAAAACAGTGTAAAGTAATATTAATGCGTGTCAAAAGACACCCAGAAGTGAAATAATTTCTCTATAATAATATAGAGTGATGCAAATCATCTactctatgctaaaaacatttaaACTTATACAAACCATTAACACACTTGATAGGTTTAAGTTCATTATGAATATTTTACACTACTCGTTACATATAATTCAGCCTATCCCCACTATTTAAAGTCGCTAACATCACCAGCCAAGTTTTGTTACAGAGGAAAACCTTTTAATTGCTGTGGCTACTTAGTAACTTTGTGTTGCATGGCGGTAGTATTGTTGCTATCGGTCAAACACAAGAAGAAGGCTAGTTAACTCGTAGACATACAGCGAGAGCAATGTTAGAGATTAAGAATTAGATTAACACGATTAAAAAACAACGCCCTAAACATAATTATATAATCGTAATTTACGCAAAAATTTGGCACTCCTCGTAACATTATTGTATGATAAAAAGTGTACTGACCAAGCTGTGCCTTACAACTTTCAATGGTTTTGTCCAAATTTAACTGGAAACGACTCTTGATTTGTCTTTTTGGAGAGGTGAGAACAGGCGTGGTTCCCAGCTTCTGTTGAACGGTTTCACTTAGTTCTTTTAGGTCCATCTCTGCCTTACTCCGATCTGAAAGTATacttcataaattaatcttttgcagcacatgcacacacataattaaaaaaaaatcctgtgtaGTGGTACCtcaggttttgtttttttgcaatctCAAAAGGTTAGGTGAAAACAGAATCAtacaaaaaccaaagcaattttTCCCATAGAAAATAATCCAATTCATCCATTCGAGACACCCAACAATATTAACATACCGCATTCTATAGAGGAGTGGTGTCCCAAGTAAAGCCAGGGGCCATTTTTGGCCCACAGCAAGTTTTTCTTATTGGCCCTCAACATGTTCTGAAAATTAAATACATTCTTTAATAATGAGGTATACTATATAGAACACTAAGAactatttgctttgtcacctacaACACAAAAGTTAAcataatgggtttttttttttaaatagcttagCATATAGTAATGTACATTGAATTGGTTTTAGCATATTTAGGACCTGATCTACTAAAAGTTTGCATGTATTAAGAAACCTGCAAACTTGATAgaacacacaaagctgatctactaagctggTGGGCAGAGGATTGCATATTTTGaatgagcaaaataaggagcacaatccatttagcgtgtctgtcttcataaaTATTCAGAAATGTTGATCATCAGAACACCCACTATATTGGGAGgagaaaatgtaaatataattatttagcacacacaTTGGGATTTATCAACACTAAAACTTTTCTGCAGCTGCTGTTTTGCGTCAATATTTAGTACGTCTAGAAAGGAAGTTACGCAGAAGTGGCTGTGTCAAAGGAGGCTATTGTGCTGCAGCTCCATTCTACGTATGCTTGTCTACGTATATGGACTGAGGGGCTTATTAAAACTATTTAAATTGATGCGTTGTCTGATTGTGTTttcttaatgttttgtttttttcatatataggaaaataatctcttgcaatatgcattttcttgtttTTGGAACATTTTAGAGCACTCTCGCAGTTAGTGCCAGCACCTCTCGAAAAGGTGAGCattcaaaaaaaatgttgttccaTTGTAGTTGcagtgcaggactgcttctaaaatgcccataaaaagtggtacatgtctgccGCATGTTACAAAACATTGCAAAACGCCACAGGTGGGAGCATGAAAACAAGAATGTGCAGCAAACGAGTGTTTCCATCGTACACGCAAAGGACCTCATTTGAATATGACGTATGCACCACTTTTGTTATCAAGTGTACATGCAGTTTTAGTAGATCACAGGCAACACGcacactaataatacacacaattttatagtttgcaaacgctgtttagcgcgtggtatttggatcttagtagatcaggcccttaatgTACTAAAAGTAGCCTCcagtattcttttatttttcactaTGCGGCCTTCAGTGTAATATAATGTAGCAAtaagtaactataattatttcatccatccatccattttctaccgcaagtCACTTGCTTATATTGATACATGTGTTTTtgtctgcaatattgttcaattaaggacacttactgcatatgtctagcttgttgtGTCGCTGCAGGCTAACCCATAGAtgccatgtttaccttttataaATGACCTAACTAAAATTGaagaagaccaaccttgtgtgcttattggaggacatttaaatgttaactggctgtcctgctttgcacaaataaacgcgctgcaggactgcttgtagcgGAGAATTTTGATACAAGACGATATAAgaagatactttttttttgttgattttggaccaatatcaatattggatcaggacacccctaatTTTAGATGCAGAAAATAATGCGAAGTACATATAAAATTGATAAGAAcaattttaacatcacttttacctttactAAAGACTCTTGTTGGCGAAGATGACGATAAGCAGAGAGAAAGGAAGCGAGCTGACAGCCACACAAATCATCTTTGTACTTTGCAacgagttctttcttgaattttATACTGTTTCTAATAGCGTTACTGCTTTTTTTGCAGTTGTACTTAATAAAAAAAGTAAAGAGATGCTGCAGAATGATACATGCAAATCAACTAGTTTGTTACAAACAATATTTGGCAGTATGATAACCGAGACAAACTTTAGGGGAAAATGTTTGTCGATAACTTAATAATACGAACACAGAGGTACCACTGGATTTCTTCCATATTGCAAAATCATGAGAAAATAACCTAGATTCAGGTTCAGAATGCTGCCTGTCAGTTGTGTCTTCTCCTGTTTGGCATTGCCAAGTGATTGCGATTGAAAAGGTTTGGAGCTGTCCAACAAATTGGGGGCTTGACCAGATCGACAATGAGCAGTGGATGCTGCACAGAGAGATTTACCAATATTTAAAAATAGAGCAGATATCCAGTTGAATTGTATACCATTAAAAAAAGGTCACACATTACCCGTTGAGTCTATTAACTCTTCTCCTATACTACCCTGGCTGTTTGGGGCTTTAATCTGGGACTTGTCTGTTGCATCCTCCCCATCTGAACCTGTGTGGGCAGAAGAGTTGGTGCTCATGGGTGATCGAGGCATGTCTCCAGGCAGTCGACGACCAACAGTGATCCCTCCAATGCTACTTCCACACAACACGGTTCTGGTTAGGGAGATCTTTGGGGATGCAGTCATATCAAAGCTTAGCTTGATCTTTTCCTGTTTCTCAAACTTGACAGGAGTGGATAAGGGGTCGGAAGGGTCCTGCAGCATTTGAAAGCTGTCGTCCGGAATGTAGGGAGTCCTGAAAGGGGCATAGTTAAAAACTCTAAACTTCTTCCTCATGTTCTCCACATAGACTTCCATCTCTTGCATGGCACTGTTGAAGATGCTTTTAGTCTTCTTCACAGAGAATGGTATCTCTTTGGACATGAGGTAACAGTTATTCAAAGGGACCCAAGCCCTATAGGATCACATGAAAGGTTAATGACAAAAAGCTTGACAATGCACTAGTCATTCAATATGTGAAGTACACAGAACAGAGACCTGTCATGCTGACCAAAGAAGCGAGCGTCCACTTGGCCATCTTTATCTCGCAGAGCTTTAGCAGGCCAAAAGGGAAATCCTTTTAATTTAGCCCACACCAGAGGATGCGGATTACTCTGCACAGACAATACATTTGAAAGTAAGCACCAAGTACTCTACTGGTGAATGTTGGAAGCAGTAGACAAACTCACACACGGTTCACAGAACCAGTTGTCCCTCTTTTGGCAAGCAGACAAATAACACTCAGGACAAACTTCAATCTCATTCATCTGCAGAAAAAAAGAGAACATTAAGTTTGCCGAACCAGTCACTAAAAATTAATCTTCAATACAAGAAATGACACAGACCGCATATTCACCTCATGTTCACAGATCTTAACGATAACTTTAGCAGTGGCTGTCAGTTTGTGATTTCCTAAAAAGAAACCAAACAGTTACACCATTTATTGTAGTTATtttaaggggacctatgatgaggattttagtcttttctgacttataaagaTTACATTAGCTATGTCCACATGGACAAATTTAATcagattaaaagcctaaccgaaatagaaatgcttcatgtaaacacgccattcggaatattctAACCCCATCACACACATTCGGATCAAAATTTAATTCCGATCaagacgggtggtttatgccaAACGTCATTATGATTGTAGggcatgaaaacacatcttccaAAAATTGGGTTGAAATTATCTttactgcgcatgtctttgatgtcaaCTATACTTGATACTGGGTGACTCCCCCAGGAAGGGGGTGGGGGGTCACCCacttctgcggtcctctccaaggtttctcatagtcattcatattgacatcccactgggttgtgagtttttccttgcccttatgtgggctctgaaccgaggatgtcgttgtggcttgtgcagccctttgagacacttgtgatttagggctatataaataaacattgattgatgattgattgatactttggtGGTGGAGTGGGCACTAAATTAaatagtctcggaatgaagcgattgtcttgctgctgtctccccccATTCAACATTTACATGCGTAGTGTTATAtgctgttgagtttgttgctttaaaacgagactagCTAAAACTAAAATATGGTATGGTGTGTCATGTGTCGATAcaacaataaaagaagggattCAGTGGTCTAACGACCTGTTCTATTCATGACTTTACatctactccaagtgctaactgctagcctcagacCCATATAAATAATGTTGAAACATGAAGATGCGCCGGACCCCATACATAattacaacataaaaaacacagaacagcttcatttaaaaaaagaggtaaaacaaaagtagtgaacaaaaGGAGAAAATGATACCCTACCATATCAAGTCAAATAAATACTGCGATAACGACGGACAAGCAaaaatgcacaaagccatgtttgttaaCAGTAGAAGTCTAACGCTTCTTCAGCACCTGcaatgagcgaactcgtccaaaagagtgCACCATAGCACAActaataacacacctttccgtttatgttaggttctgctcatgtcaaagtaaagtattccgatttaaggtgtgatgcatgaaaatactCGTCATAATAAGAtcatttttttcagggtccatgtacacggTAACATTCTAATCTGAATGATGATCAGAATAGAtaaatgttgtccatgtacaTGTGACTAATGTCGGGCACTCGTATTAAAgaatgccaaagcgtcaaatcataaggttcatgcatttggatGCCTCTGCTTGAGgtattttgcagtctggctacggtGTGACATCTCAGTGAGGTGGACGTAATTATGTAGACATAATGTAAAGCCATTAGCCAAAGGATGAGGAGTTCTGTATGAGGCCAGCTGAGTCTGAGGAAACAAGAAAatgtaggataaagtattatttttatcTAGTCTTGGCATGTGCACAATAACACCAACGTGTGACATGCAATGACATAAGTGCTGGTAAAAGCATCTTTTTTTATGTGGCTCTGTATCGATAAGAAAGTTTGCACATGTACCTAATGGTGTGACTGGGTGACTTCAtaatcatgtttgtgaagtttatTCTCGACCATGAAAAAAATAGCGGCGACGTTCGtcttcaatatatatatttaacagtacattttcaaaagatacatttGGATATTTTTGGACAGGGTGGGACGAAGTTTCATTTGCAAACTGGGAATGCTTCAACAAataaacatcttgcagacatacGCAGAAAGTAGGTTATAAATGGGACTGTggggcaaaatttacaccaaagcatatacaACACATACGATCTCGACCAGTGgttccaagtaccacctcagaaaacactttgctctctctccaccacaatgaccaacattaaaatacagtagcgtagtaggcttaagtattcattaaaaacaaggcagacgttttatttaacaagtatatgtgCTATTTTGGCAACTGTAACATTACGTACAGTTTGAaccgtaacactgtttgaatataggaaaataaaacctttttaatatatatatatatttttttatattgtaatGGAGTGGGTCCTTTGTTATGTTATGGTTCACTAGTAGTTTATTCAatgtttaacagatgttgtggttTTCCATGGCCTTGAAGGCATCATTGTTATGTGCAGTTTTCTCTACCAATGTTTGTctttgttttaaagttaaagtcccataaatagtcacacacacactaggtgtggtaaaatgatcctctgcatttgacccattcccacgttcaccccctgggaggtgaggggagcggtgagcagcagcaGGGGAgtggtgagcagcagcagtggccgcgctcgggaatcatttggtgatttaacccccaattccaactcttgatgctgagtgggtcccatttttatagcctttggtatgacccggccggggtttaaactcatgaccttccagtctcagagcggcagggccggcccgtggcataggtcgtataggcaaatgctaagggcgccgtccatcagggggcgccacgccagtgccacaaatgttggagaaaaaaaaataaaagaagaagttggtactattatttctaaatacaaaaaataatcccacgttaattaaaatgcaaagtaaagcctatttaatagaaatattatttgttacaacattacgcctcctccccccgcacggtgcgccccctcccttcccgtaacatgactctttttggacgtcaccacatcaaaaaatcaacacaagatgccaaaactgtcaggtgcccagggaagaaaaaagagaaaagaagaggaggagaaacgagaaaagacagaggtagcaggtaggtaacgttagcctacatgaaattatttgtctgttacagaatgtgatagtaacctggctttttagcattaagctaatgttacatgattcggcaattgctaatcaataaatagctagttctgttttaacgtcgggttaatattgtggagggggctaaattgttatggaaaataataatgtaacgttaggtataattacagtactcccaccttacattcctcagggacatttctttctttctttagtttatttcgaacatgaacacacttacatcataatacatcacacaatttcatatcatttcattttacatcatgcccgaaaaggagtaggaagaagcaaagcttatttaatcctacccctttcccacttcaaagcgtttacaaatatatagaatcatttactgacctttttatataataaaatcacatctatgaattagtatacaacagttttgtaatatgtaattaattaattaattcagtcattattaacatactgagatgaagaatatcttattttcaataaggttgaaagtatttctcataattcttcttctttgtactctgtaagcactattattttgaacaacctcttatactggatcatatcagtacaatttttaacttctttacttaatccattccataatttaattccacatactgatatgctaaaagttctaagtgttgtacgtgcatataaatgtttgtattagatcttttaagcaggtgttttttgtttacattgttattgccttctggttagctaatgtttgccctgcaggtaatcgtcacttttccacccctttatatattaggtatagttgtaagtaaaaaaaaaaaggtcaaagacaaagctattcgggttcttgtgagtatatacacttcactgccgatgtgggggggcgccacctaaaatcttgcctagggcgccagattggttagggccgggcctgcagagCGGACACACTAACCACAGGGCCACAGAGCAGGTTTTCATGTGTTCTGCGAGTTGATTGGCTGGGAAAGGATGGACGTAAGCAGAAATGGAGATCATTTGTTTCCCACGCGTGTTGATTAATAGAAATGACGGAGTAAGACGGTTCTGTTTATTTTGGAGTAGACTGGCCTACAGTAGTGGAATTGTAATAACTTCCATTGAAGGCTGATAAACCTTTGATAAAGGCTGGAGTCACGTCATTACAATAAGTGTTTTTTGGGTGTACCACTAGATATAGTTTCAGAATCGCTGATACAAACCACAAGGAACTGTTGTAAATGTagataaaaaaaatcatcatCGGTCCCCTTTATTGAtaatgatttttttatatattgggttaaaaaatggatggatggatggttattgaggtttttttttttgttttgttttttttaagtaatatgcaGAGAAAACTTTTGATGTCACAATATGGTGATATAGTAATAGAAGAGACTAAAATATGCAACACACCTCCGTTGTATATTATGCAGTTGTGCAAAATCCACTTTGCATCTGCCAAGAAGGCCTCTGTGCAGCCGTACATTTTCTTCTTGACGTTCTGTGTTGCAAAGAACAAACAGAGTTAGTACAGCAGAGAAGTTGTGAACGTatgtatattttaaatatatttgctgACTAttcacagtgacgtgcggtcagggGAAGGCAGGCCATCATCATTACAAATAGAAAAACGAatgataaaataaacatttgttatAGGAAATTaataatatgaacatttcatatggttattgtgaccaaaattatcacagttatcattaacACGGTATTGCTGAATGTGTTCAAAAAAATACTTATAAACACTGAAATCTTTTCAACAAAgttctataaaaaaaatacataaacagaCACAATATACTTTTATTGGCAAAAGagcattaaatattgttctgactCTTTATTAACCATATTGTTActtgagtgtttaaatatgtttatcttcttccattttaacTTAGAGGTTTTAGTGAGTTTCTTAATGATGAAGGTAAATGGTGGTTGCACGTTTCACTTTCAGTTTATGTAACCTCAGGTGGGATCACTTCCTGTTTAGACGCACCATCTACAACTGTCCTAAGACAGCCAAGCCTGCAGGTTCAATGTATAACATTGAATAGCTTAGTTTTTCTCTTAGTTGTTTAAACAAATTTAAGATTGGGGAATGTCGTTTGTAATGggagaaagacgttaatgtgtcttaggataggtctttattgtcattgcaacaagtacaacgaaactatgttttcagcacaaacccgttcaagattagacaaacaaacagtgtacagggttacagaacaggaacgctgatgggtcgccacgaggcgccctgtaaaaggtgggaaaaaggtataacgctggggaagaagatgagtaaaaaaaaatacaatctagactgagctcctaagggggcctagtctggagtgggaacaaatctccatgccatgcacacataaaaatgttacatttaatcacgacaactcgcaacaggggggggggagttggagccctggaggtcgactgctgctatgaagcgctgccagccgtacatcaccccgaaggggaatcaagcgctttgagtaccttgacggtagaaaagcgctatacaagtataacccatttatcatttatttatttacatagagatagtgtgtcatgagatataaattgaattaaggacttaaaagaaactaaatgacctcaaatatagctacaaatgaggcataatgatgcaatatgtacatatagctagcctaaatagcatgttagcatcaattagcttgcagtcatgcagtgaccaaatatgtctgattagcactccacacaagtcaataacatcaacaaaactcacctttcat is a window from the Nerophis lumbriciformis linkage group LG28, RoL_Nlum_v2.1, whole genome shotgun sequence genome containing:
- the zmynd8 gene encoding MYND-type zinc finger-containing chromatin reader ZMYND8 isoform X1, with product MHPQSAAEEVKTIDTLTEEMESSTRSKDTGSTERATQKRKMPSPSHSSNGHSSADTSPSPVKKKKKPGAVTSSKDQSELRHGPFYYVKQPALTTDPVDVVPQDGRNDFYCWLCHREGQVLCCELCPRVYHAKCLKLPAEPEGDWFCPECEKITVAECIETQSKAMMMLTIEQLSYLLKFALQKMKQPGDHPRLPSCSPHAASTQRKTFNWTELFQKPVSLEQHPDYSEYIFHPMDLCTLEKNVKKKMYGCTEAFLADAKWILHNCIIYNGGNHKLTATAKVIVKICEHEMNEIEVCPECYLSACQKRDNWFCEPCSNPHPLVWAKLKGFPFWPAKALRDKDGQVDARFFGQHDRAWVPLNNCYLMSKEIPFSVKKTKSIFNSAMQEMEVYVENMRKKFRVFNYAPFRTPYIPDDSFQMLQDPSDPLSTPVKFEKQEKIKLSFDMTASPKISLTRTVLCGSSIGGITVGRRLPGDMPRSPMSTNSSAHTGSDGEDATDKSQIKAPNSQGSIGEELIDSTASTAHCRSGQAPNLLDSSKPFQSQSLGNAKQEKTQLTGSILNLNLDRSKAEMDLKELSETVQQKLGTTPVLTSPKRQIKSRFQLNLDKTIESCKAQLGINEISADVYKGVEPSDSDDSDKSELSDSEYASDEGQKVKDPKDPSPAEELQKETMDKDQPSPGHVDKPDVSIVSDSAAADASATPLEVQTEDKVSTEKDSPEKTKSPATSPVSREKSQVQEEVKQRVPLEDSDSERELVIDLGEEQGTKNKRRRRKDTVKESSASKPEGKSLTPTTLPSQNSTTPSTPSSVSSQSPMAIPVTMISFTPANISLATVSSAPATPPSSSSSSSLSTAPTLKKQRPLLPRETAAPAAQNPNAVWNSTVKLQSPSQKLTARQQQSQQPVAPPQIQASSPRQGQTQASDNGLVSSSSASSQSTRYQTRQAIKAVHVKDTSLTTTAVTLVSSSAALATSSSSTSVESEQYISTASADVAADIAKYTNKIMDAIKGTVTEIYSDLSKSSSGNTLTEMRRLRIEIEKLQWLHQQELAEMKHNLELTMAEMRQSLEQERERLVTEVKKQMELEKQQAVDETKKKQWCANCRKEAIFYCCWNTSYCDYPCQQAHWPEHMKSCTQSATAPQQEPEAESTADLPGKIAVQAANGGPNNPRDTLASAPSDKDCETENSGDNVAVTLS